The DNA sequence TTTCCAGGCAGGTTTCGTAGCGCACCAGCAGGGTCTTGAAGCCGTCGAGCCAGGCGTTCATTTGCTCGATGACCAGCCGGCGCCGGTAAAGTTCGGGGTCCAGCGGCGTGTCATCATCCGTTTGCCAGTCGGTCGAGCGCCGGTTGCGGGGAATGTTGGCTTCGATGTCGCGCCGGGCGCAGGCCTGACGCAAGCTAGTGACATCAAAGGCTTTGTCGGCATTCAGAAAGAGGCCTTCCAGGCGCAGGTGCGCTTGTTCGAGCAGCTCACAGAGTTCGGCGAAGACGTGTTCGAGGGCAAACGTATCGTGGTGGTTGCCGGCTTGCGGCGTGGCCACGGCTAGGGGCTGGCCCGTGTTGTCGGCCAGAAACAGGGCGTTGGTGGTGCGGGCCGCCTTGCGGCCTTGATAGCCGACAGCCGCCCCGCCGTTTTTAGCCGGGGTGTGGCTGCCATCGAGTTGCACACTCGACAAGTCCAGCGCCGCGTGGTTCAAGCGCAAGACGCTCAACCAAAGCTGTTTCCAAGCACCTTGCTTGCGCCACTGGTTGAAATAATAGTAGACGCCCTGCCACGTCAGGGGGTGGGTTGGCAGCAATTCTCGCACGGGCAGCCAGCGCCACTGACAACCCGTTTTGAGCTTGTAGAGAATGGCGCCGACGACTTCCACCGGCTGGGCCGCCCGCCGACGGCCGTGGGCGCTAAAGGGCAAATGGGGGAGTATCCAGGCGGTAATGATATCTTTGGGCAGGACTTCCATGACGGAGGGAAAGGAGATGGGTCGCACCTCAAATTTCGCTCTGCCGTGGGAGTCTTTTCTGTTTTGAGCCCGCCTGACTACTTCCTAAACAGCTTCATTTTCAACTTTGTGTGAAACAACACAACGACTAGAGGAGCGGCTGATTTTAATTAGCAAGTCGTATGGAGAAGGGAGTCTAATGCGCCAGCGCCAAGCAATTGCAGATGCTTGGACAATAATTGACTGTGTACACCGTGCTGGGGAGCTGTTCTTGATAGCTAAGGTGGCAGTTAATAGGGATGAAGACGCTCTGCTTAAGAGCATCAAGACCATTAGAAATTCTTATCAGCATGCCAATGAAAGGATTGAGGAATATTTCTCATCTAAGGGCGGTTCGGTTTTCGGAGATCTGTCGTGGTACTACCATCCTGATTTATTTCGGCCAGGGCCTTTTGAGGGTGTTCTGTATGAATACATAATGCAAACAGGTATCACGCACAAAGATGAATTTGAAGTAACTTCTGGCGATCCTGAACAGTTAAAATTTGTTGACATTATTTCTTTCGTGCGAATCCATTACGTAACAAAGTCCAAGAGTAAATTAACAGTAAGCTTGGACGACGCCTCCGCTCTAATTAATCGGGCTATAGTGCGCATCGGAAAATTTAATAAGAGCATAGATGAAGAAATGGCCCAAAAATTGGCGATTGATCCGACGCTCCGACGTAAAGGCTTTCTTCCTGTAACTATTGTGGCTACCCACCACTTCACTCGGGCACTAAAAGGAGAATGAGAGTCGCCATCTATGCCCGGGTGTCGACGAAAACCAAGGGCCAGGACACCGAGAACCAGTTGCACCAGCTGCGCGACTTCGCCGATCAGCACGGCACGATTCAGTAGGTGTACATCGACATCTTCTGGCTCAAGGACGATGCGTTAGAAGACAGCGCCACCCTACCCGCCCCCGACGTACTGGCCCTGGAAATCACCGAGAACCTGCAAGTCGCGCTGGCGCAGTTTGCCAGCATTGCAGAGGAATTAGAGGAAGTCGCATGAACCCAGTGTTCGACCAGCGGGTCGCCCGGCTGCCGGGTTACCTGGCCCAGCTCATCGCTCAAGTCCCGCATACCCGGCTTACCCTGGGCCAAGACCTGCCGGCCGCCGGAGTGTACGCGTTCTATGAGCACGGCCGTGCGCAGTACGTGGGCCGCACCGGACGGCTACGGCAGCGGCTTCTGGAGCACAGCGGCAACTCTTCCAGCCACTACAGCGCGTCGTTTGCGTTTTTGCTGGTCCGCGAGGCCGCCCAGGGCCTTGCCATTGATATGGCCCGGCTCCGCCATGCGCTGCAACGCTGTCCGCTGTTCGGGCCGTTGTTCACGGTCGCCAAAGCACGCGTAGCCGGCATGGAAATCCGCTGGATCGCGGTACCCGACGACGTGGAACAAGCCTTATTTGAAGTATATGCCGCCTTGGCATTAAATACGCCGCACAACCATTTCAAGCCATCCTAGAAAGTGGTCGATTAAGCAGATTGATGCCAGAACACCGTCTAGTAGATGACTAGCACAGATACAACAAACGCTTGAGAGGGTTTGCTTAGCATTAGTTGTAGCTAATGCCAAATGATAATGCGGTAGCTGCCTGCTAACTCACGATGGTTGGTCGGCACGTTATACTAACGAGTAGTCCAATAAAGGTTAGTTAGAAATGACTGAAAAAAGTGCCTTTAATCGCTTGAATCGCCCTCTATAAAATCATTCAATAAGGGCCCTAACTAAACAGCTTTTAGAAAAAGCAGTTGTAAGCGGCTCACCTGATTTCCAACTGGTAAGTGCCGGCCGCCATCTGATACTGCCGGGCTTGCGCCGAAGACCTGATTGAGCGGACGTGTGGCCCGCCGGAGACCAAGGGCTTACCGCCTTCGTACACCGCCTGGCCCGCGGGCACGGGCAGCGTGAGGGTCGCCGTGGCGCCCGGCGGCACTGTGGCAGCGTACGCCACACCCGCCCCGGCCCGCCGCCAGGCCGACCGGATGGTGCCGTAGGGCCCCTGGTGGCTGGCTTCAAAATGAGCGAGCCCGGCCACGAAGTGCGGGGCCAGGAGAACGTTTTTGAAGCCCGGCTGCTGCGGGTCGGGCTGAATGCCGCCCAGCCCCTTGTAGAGCCAGGCCCCGATTTCGCCGAACATGATGTGGTTCATAGAAATGTCGCTTTTGGCGTCGATGGGCCAGTTTTCGTAGAGCGTGGTGGCGCCGTTGGCCATCCACCAGCCCCAGGAGGGGTAGGTTTCCTGGGCAGCCAGGCGGTAGGCCACGTCGGCCTGGCCGTTGTCGCTCAGGGCCCCCAGAATGGCCTTGGTGCCGAGCAGGCCCACGTCGAGGTGGAAGTTGTCGGCGGCCACGCGGCGGGCCAGGTTGGCGGCCACTTTTGCCCGCAGCTCGTCGGGCACCACGCCCCAGTAGAGCGGTACGCTCAACTCAGTTTGCACGCCGTGGCCGTAGAGGTTGGTTTGCCGGTTGAGGTACTTGGCGTTGATGGCGGCCCGGATTTTTTGGGCCAGCGCGGCGTAGCGCACGTGGTCGGCGGGGTGGCCCAGCAGCTGCGCGGCCTTGGCCAGAATGGTGGCGTCGGTGAAGTAGTAGACCGAGGAAGTCAACTCCACCGGCGACTTGGATTTCACCGGCACCCAGTCGCCCAGACCCCAGGCGGTCAGGCCGTTGGGACTAATATTGTCGATGTGGTCCACGTAGCGCTTGAGGTTGCCGTAGCAATCGGCAAGCAGTTTTGAATCGCCGTAGAACAGGTAAATATTCCAGGGAATAATGGCGATGGTGCTGGTCCAGTCGGGGCCGTTGCCCCACTCATAGCCCCAGCCGTCGCTGGGGATAATGGAGGGCAGCACGCCGTTGGGCTGCTGCTCGTCGCGGTGGTCGGCCAGCCATTTTTCGTAAATGGTGATGCCGTCGAAGTTATAGAGGCCGGTTTCGCTGGCGATGTGGGCGTCGCCGGTCCAGCCGTTTTTCTCGCGCTGCGGGCAGTCGGTGGGGTAACCGAACAGGTTGGACAGGTACGAGTTATTGGTGGCCCACCAGATTTTGTCGATGGTCGGGTTCGACGATTTCACCTGGCCCACCGCTGCCACGTCGCTGTGCATGAAGTAGCCGGTCAGGCTGCCCACCGTCAGCGCTACGGGCTGGCTGCTCGTCACCTCCACGTACTGAAACCCCTTGTAATTAAACAGTGGCATGAACGTTTCCTCCCCGCCCCGGCCGCCGAGCGTGAAAATATCCGTCTGAAACGGATCGCTCTTATCGGTGGGTCGGTAATGCACGTCGATGTTCGACTGGTCGACGCGGCCGTTGGGGTAGCGCCGCTCGCCGTGCTTGAGGCGCAGCACGGTGCCGGCGGGGCCCCGGACCCGCAGCTGGCTGACGCCGGCAATGTTGCGGCCCAGGTCGAACACGTAGGTCGTGTCGTTGAGCCGGGCTACGCTCTGCGCCGGCACCGCCTCCACGTTGCGAATGGGTGCCAGGGCCTGGGCCACGATGTTGGTGGACGGCGCGGCCCGCAGCGTCACGGGTTTCCACTGGGTGTCGTCGAAGCCCACCGTGTTCCAGCCGGGCTGCTCCAGGCGGGCGTCGTAGTGCTCAGCGGTGTAGATGCTGTTGAACACCAGGGGCCCCAGGGCCGTTTTCCAGTCGGTGCCGGAGGTAACGGTCGTCACCCGGCCGTCGGCCCCGGTCAGGCGCAGATCGAGGCAGAACGCGGGCCGGTTGCGCCAGGGTGCTTCGTGGAAGTACCACACGGCCGTGGACTGGTGGTTGTACCAGCCGTTGCCGAGCAGCACGCCCACCGCGTTTTGGCCCGGCCGCAGGTAGGGCGTCACGTCGTAGGTGACGTAGAGCGTGCGCCGGTCAAAGCGGGTGTACATGGGGTCGAGGCGGTGGTTGCCCACCTTGCGGCCGTTGATGTACAGCTCGTATAAGCCGGCCACGGCGATGTAGGCCCGCGCCTTGGCCACGCCCGCGGGCAGCGCAAACGTGGTGCGGAAGTAGGGGGCGGGTTTGAGGTTGATGTCGCGCGAGTCGCTGATCCAGGCGCCCTGCCAGTTCTTTTGGGCCATCAGCCCGGTTTCGAAGCTGGTTACCGGGCTCGCCGGGGCCCCGGCCCCGGCCTGGTCCCAGGCCCGCACCCGCCAGTAGTACTTGGTGAACGGCCGCAGCGCCGGCCCCGCGTAGGCCACCAGCTGCCGGGCCGACGCCACCCGCCCCGACGTCCAGGCCCCGCCCCCGCCCCGGGCCACGGCCCCCGAGTCGGGGCCCACGGTGAGCTGGTAGGCGGTTTGCGCCGCCCCGCGCCGGCCGTCGGCCAGCCGCCAGGTCAGGCGCGGGCGGGGCGCGTCCAGGCCCAGGGGGTTGGTGAGGTATTCGCACCGCAAATCGGTGGGCGCGCCGGCCCCCCCGGCGGCCCGGGCGGCCGGGGGCCCCAGCAGCAGGCCGGCACCAACGAGCACCACGCGCCAACCCTCAGGCAACCAACCGACGAATCGCGCGCGAAATCCAAGCATCAAAAACTGGTACAGGATGAAAAACCCTGCCTTGCGGGGCCCCGGGGCCCTACTTAGCACCGAGCGCGGCGGTGGCCTTGGGCAGCCAGGGCGCAGTGAAACGGTACTGCCCCGAGCCGATGCGCACCGGCACGTAGCCGCCTTCGGCCGGCCCGGCCCGCAGGCCTTTGCTGGCGTCGAGCTTCCGGCCCCCTTCGCGCACCGCGTCGGGGCTGGCGGCGGGCACGTACACGGTGGCCGTGGCGTTAGGGGGCACGGTCACGTCGAGGGCCAGTTGGTCGCCGCTGGTTTGCCATTGGGCTTGGGCCGGGCCGTACGCGGTGGTCAGCTGGGCCGTGGCCTGGGTGAAGCCGCCCCCCGGCTGGGGCCGCACGGTGAAGGTGTGGTAGCCGGGGGCCCCCACGTTCAGCCCCGCCACCGTGGTGTAGAGCCAGTGGCCAATGGCCCCGTAGGCGTAGTGGTTGAACGAGGTCATGGACGGCGGGGCGAAGGTGCTGTCGGGCCGCATCGAGTTCCAGCGCTCCCACACGGTGGTGGCGCCCATCGTCACGGGGTACAGCCACGAAGGGTAGGTCTTCTGCAACAGCAGCTTATAAGCCACGTCGGTATGGCCGAAGCGGCTCAGTACGTGGCACAGGTAGGGCGTGCCGAGGAAGCCCGTGGTGAGGTGGTTGTCGTAGTCGGCCACGTTCAGGGCCAGGCGGTCGGCGGCCTGGGCGCGCAGGTTTTCGGGCAGCATGTCGAAGTGCAGGGCCAGCACGTACGCCGTCTGGGTGTTCGACATCAGGGCCCCGCCGGGCGTTACGTATTCGCGCAGGAAGGCCGCCTTGATGCGCTGGAGCAGGGCCGTGTAGGCGGCCACGTCGTCGGTTTTGCCCAGCACGGTGGCCGCGTCGAGCATGATTTGGGTGGAGTGGGCCCAGAAGCACTGCGCAATCAGGGCGTGGCTGGTCACGGCCGAGCGGCCCGCGTTGTCGTCGTCCAGGTCGTAGGCCAGCCAGTCGCCAAACTGAAAGCCGGTGTCCCAGAGGTCGTTCCGGCTCCGGTCCTGGATGTATTTCACCCACGCCTTCATGCTCGGGTACTGCACGGCCAGCGTCCGGCGGTCGCCAAACAGGGTGTACAGATCCCAGGGAATGACGGTGGCCGCGTCGGACCAGCCGGCGGCCCCGATGGGAACCTTGCCCGAAGCAAATTCCAGCGCCGGAATCACAAACGGCACGGCCCCGTCGGGGCCCTGGTCGGCGGCCAGGTCGCGCAGCCACTTGGCAAAGAAGCTGTTGGTGTTGCGGTTGAAGGCCGCCGTGCTGCTGAACACCTCCGCGTCGCCGGTCCAGCCCAGGCGCTCGTCGCGCTGGGGGCAGTCGGTGGGCACGTCGAGGAAGTTGCCCTTCTGGCCCCACTGGATGTTGCTCTGCAGCTGGTTGATGAGCGGGTTGGAGCAGCTGAACGAGCCCGTGGCGGGCATGTCCGAGTACAGGGCCACGGCCGTAAAATCTTCGGGCTTAGGGGCCCCCGGGTAGGCATCGATGCGCAGGTAGCGGAAGCCGTGGAAGGTGAAGTGCGGCTCCAGCGCCTCGTCCGAGCCCGTGCCGCGCAGGTAATACGTGTCCTCGGCCGAAGCCGAACGGAGATTGGCGAGGTAGAAGTTGCCGCGCTTGTCCAGCACTTCGGAGTGCGAAAGCGTGATTTTATCGCCGGCCTTGCCGCGGGCCCGCACCTGTACCCAGCCCACCAGGTTCTGGCCGAAGTCGTAGATGGTTTCGCCCTTCGGCGACTTCGTTACCTTGACTACTTTAAAGGTTTCGTGCTTCCGAATGGGCTCGCTGAAAGTAGCAAAAAGCACTTCCTTCGGGTAGTTCTGCACCCGCGCCGGCGTCCAGCCGCTGCCCGCGTAGCCGGCCGCCGCCCAGCCCGCCGGTTCCAGCCGCGCGTCGTAGGTTTCGCCGCGCTGCAGCTCGGCGAAGCGGACGGGGCCGGCGCTGCTGGTTTGCCACGTGCCGTCCGACACCACCGATTCCTTGGTTCCGTCGGCATAGGTCAGGTCGAGCTGAAACAGCAGGGCCACGTCTTTGCCGTAGATGTTGCGGTCGTGCTTGTAGCCAATGAGGCCGCGGTACCAGCCGCTGGCCAGCGTCACGCCCACTGCGTTGGGGCCCTCTTTCAGCAGGCTGGTCACGTCGTAGGCCTGGTAGGCCAAGCGCTTGTGGTAGCTCGTCCAGCCCGGCGTGAGGTAGGCATCGCCCACGCGCCGGCCGTTGATTTGCGCCTCGTACAGGCCGTGGGCCGTGATGTAGGCCGTGGCCATCGCCACCTTTTTGCCCGCTTTGAACTCCTTGCGCAGCAGCGGGCTGGGCCGGAGCACGGTGTCTTCGGCATAGCCGGGGCCAATCCACGACGCTCGCCAGTTGGCCGGGGGCAACAGGCCCACCTGCCAGAAGGCGGGCGCACTCCATGCCGAAGGCTTGCCGCCACCGTCCCAGGCCCGCACCTGCCAGTGGTAGCGCCGGCCCGGCTCCAGGGCCCGGCCCGCATAAGTCACGTTTACCGAAGAGTCGGACGCCACTTTGCCCGAGTTCCACACCGCGGCGGGGCCCCCTTGGGCCAGCCCGGCCGCCGAGGCGGCCACCCGCACCTCGTAGGCGGTTTGGCGCACGCCACGCTGGTTTTTAGCCGCCAGCAGCTGCCAGCTGAAGCGCGGCCGGGCCACGTCGAGGCCGATGGGGTCGGCCAGGTTTTCGCAAAGCAGGTGCTGCACCCGCACCTGGGCCCCGGCACTGCCAATGCGCAGCAAGCCCAGCACGAGCAGGAAGGCGGTAAGTTTTTTCATGGCGAAAGGATTTGAAGGCATGGCGTTTAGGGGCCCCAGGGCTTGCCTCACAGCGGATTTTGCGCTAAGTTATCCAGCATCACTTCGCGCTGCGGAATGGGCAGCAGCAGCTTGTTGGCCGTTACTTGGTAGGCGCTGGCGGGCAGGAAGGTTTGCAGGGCTTTTTGGCGGGTGCCGTGGGCGTTCATCACGTCCACGGCGCGGCCGGTGCGCACCAAATCGTACCAGCGCTGGTTTTCGAAGGCCAGCTCCACGCGGCGCTCTTGCAGCACGGCCACCCGAAAATCGGTTTGGGAAGTCGTCACCTTGGCGGGCAGGCCGGCCCGCTTGCGCACCTCGTTGAGGGCGGCGGCGGCCTCTCCGCCGGCCGCGAAACCCTGCTCGTTCAGAGCCTCGGCGTACATCAGCAGCGCGTCGGCGTAGCGCAGCATGGGGAAGTTGGTGTCGGTGCGGCCGGGGGCAGCGAGGCCGAAGTTGTACTTCGTGATGTAGGGCACGGCCACGAACTTACCCGTGGCGTCGGTAAAGCCCAGCGCGAGCGAGGCAGTTTTGCGCAGGTCGCCGGCCTCGTAGGCGTCAATCATGTCCTGGGTAGGAATGTTCCAGCCCGAGCCGATGCCCAAGTTGGGCGCCGTGGCGTCGCCGGTGATGATGTTGCCGGAGGTGTAGGGCGCAAAAATGAAGGTGAAGCTGCTCGAAATGTTGGGCTGGGTGCCCAGGTACTGAATCTCAAAAATCGATTCCGCGTTGTTCTTGTTGGCGGGGTCGAACACGCTGCGGTAGCTCGGCAGCAGGCTGTAGCCCCCGGTGCGCACGTCGCGCAGCAGGGCCACGGCCTTGGCGTAGTCTTTCTGGGTGAGGTACACCGAGGCGAGCAGGGTGTTGGCCGCGCCCTTAGTGGCGCGGCCGGCGTCGGCGGCAGCGTAGGCGGCCTTGGTGGGCAGCTTGGCAGCGGCGTCGGTCAGGTCGGCGATGATGCTGGCGTACACGTCGGCGGCCGGAGCGCGGCCCTGCGACTTGGCGGCCGTGGGAGACGCCACCGATTCCAGGCGCAGCGGCACGCCGCCGAACTGCCGCACCAGGGTGAAATAGTACAGGGCCCGCAGGAACTTCACCTCCCCGAGGAACTGGTTTTTCTTGTCGGCGGGCATCGTCACGGCGTCGATTTTGCCCAGCACGTCGTTGCAGCGGCTGATGCCGTTGTACGACACCTGCCACATTTCCTGCACCGATTCGGAATTGGCGCTGACCAGAAATTCGTCGACGAACTCGCGCTGCGACTCCTGGCCCCGGTTGCTGTCGTTGTACTGAAAAGTGGTGTTGTCGGAGCGCAGCTCCCCAAACACCCAGTAATCGACGTTGCCCAGCGTACGGACGGGCGCATAGGCCCCATCCACGGCCTGCTGCACCTGGTCTTGGTTTTTAAAGAAGCTGTCGGCACTGGTTGTGGCCTGGGGCTGGAGGTCGAGGAAGCTTTTCTTGCAGCCCGCGGCGGCCAGCAGCAGGCCCAGGGCGAGTGCGGAAATAAGGGTTTTTTTCATGGTGGTGGGGGCGCGGGGTTAGAAGCTCAGGTTGGTGCCGAAGATGATAGTCCGGGCCAGCGGGTAGTTGAGGAAGTCTTCGCCCGGCGTCAGCACCGAGCTGTTGTTGCGGCTCACCTCGGGGTTGGCCCCGCTGTACTTGGTGAAGGTGGCCAGGTTCTGGGCGCTGGCGTACAGGCGCACGCCCCGCACAAAGCCCGTGCGGGTGAGCAGCGCGGCGGGCAGGCGGTAGCCCAGCGTCACGTTCTGGATGCGGGCAAACGAGCCGTCCTCTACCCAGTCCGAGTTCACGTCGCGGTAGATGACGCGGGCCCCGTTGGTGGTGGGGGTGCGGCCGTCGCCGGGGTTTTCGGGCGAGCGCCAGCGGTTCAGAATTTTGCGGTCGACGTTGAAAATGCCGTCGATGTTGAGCAAGTATTGGTTGGCCGTTTTCAGTATCTGCCCGCCCTGCGAGCCGGTGATGATCACGCTCAGGTCGAAACCCTTGTAGCCGAAGTTGTTGGTGACGCCCCACAGGTACTTGGGCTGGGCATGGCCGATGACGCTGAAGTCTTTCACCGCCTCAATCACGCCGTTGCCGTCCACGTCGTGGTACTTAATGGAGCCCAGCACCGACGTGATGTGCTTGGGCGAGGCCGCAAAATCGGCCGCGTTGGTATACACGCCGTCCACCGTGTACCCAAAAAACTCCCCGATGGGGTGGCCCACCTGCGTGATGTGGGTGGGGTTGCCCTCGCCGCTGCGCCCGCTGTAAATCGGCGCGTTGTCCTGGTTCAGGGCCAGCACCTCGTTGTGGTTGAAGGCGATGTTCAGGTTCGTGCCCCAGGTGAAGGCGCCGGTGAGGTTGCGCGTAACCAGGGCCAGCTCCAGGCCCCGGTTCAGCACCTTGCCCGAGTTGATGGTGGCGTTGGAATAGCCCGACGAGAGCGGCAGCTGGTTGTCGAGCAGGATGCCGTTGGTGATGCGGCGGTAGAAGTCAACCGTGAACGCGAGCCGGTTGTCCCACATGCCCAAGTCGAGCCCGAGGTCGAGCTGGGTCGATTTCTCCCAGGTCAGGTTGGGGTTGGGTAGCGACACCAGGGCCCGGCCGGGGGCCAGCTGCCCGCCAAAAGCCGTGTTGGCCGAGCCGCCGGCGTCGATGCCGCTGCCGATGTAGCCGTAGCCCGAGGCCACGCCCGCAATGGACGTGTAGTTGCCGATGTTGAAGTTGCCGGTCAGGCCGTAGCTGGCCCGCACCTTCAGGTTGCTCAGCGTCGGCAGCTGGTGCATGAAGTCCTCGTTAATCACGTTCCAGCCCGCGGCCACCGACGGAAACGTGCCGTAGCGGTTCTGGCTGCCGAAGCGCGACGACCCGTCCGTCCGCACCGTGCCGGTGAGCAGGTACCGGTCCTTGTAGGCGTAATTAACGCGGGCCAGGTACGATATCAGGGCCCACTCCTGCACGTCGGCGCCGAAGTTTGGCAGCAGGGCCGCCGCGTTGATGGTGCGCACATCGTCGCCGGGATAGTTGTTGGCGAAGAGGTTCTGTGATTCAAAATGCTCTTTCTGGGCGCTGTAGCCGGCCACGGCGCTAATTACGTGGTCGGTGCCAAACTTC is a window from the Hymenobacter nivis genome containing:
- a CDS encoding IS5 family transposase, yielding MEVLPKDIITAWILPHLPFSAHGRRRAAQPVEVVGAILYKLKTGCQWRWLPVRELLPTHPLTWQGVYYYFNQWRKQGAWKQLWLSVLRLNHAALDLSSVQLDGSHTPAKNGGAAVGYQGRKAARTTNALFLADNTGQPLAVATPQAGNHHDTFALEHVFAELCELLEQAHLRLEGLFLNADKAFDVTSLRQACARRDIEANIPRNRRSTDWQTDDDTPLDPELYRRRLVIEQMNAWLDGFKTLLVRYETCLENWLAFHWLAFVVLLLRKITRPPTS
- a CDS encoding recombinase family protein, which translates into the protein MRVAIYARVSTKTKGQDTENQLHQLRDFADQHGTIQ
- a CDS encoding alpha-L-rhamnosidase; translated protein: MLGFRARFVGWLPEGWRVVLVGAGLLLGPPAARAAGGAGAPTDLRCEYLTNPLGLDAPRPRLTWRLADGRRGAAQTAYQLTVGPDSGAVARGGGGAWTSGRVASARQLVAYAGPALRPFTKYYWRVRAWDQAGAGAPASPVTSFETGLMAQKNWQGAWISDSRDINLKPAPYFRTTFALPAGVAKARAYIAVAGLYELYINGRKVGNHRLDPMYTRFDRRTLYVTYDVTPYLRPGQNAVGVLLGNGWYNHQSTAVWYFHEAPWRNRPAFCLDLRLTGADGRVTTVTSGTDWKTALGPLVFNSIYTAEHYDARLEQPGWNTVGFDDTQWKPVTLRAAPSTNIVAQALAPIRNVEAVPAQSVARLNDTTYVFDLGRNIAGVSQLRVRGPAGTVLRLKHGERRYPNGRVDQSNIDVHYRPTDKSDPFQTDIFTLGGRGGEETFMPLFNYKGFQYVEVTSSQPVALTVGSLTGYFMHSDVAAVGQVKSSNPTIDKIWWATNNSYLSNLFGYPTDCPQREKNGWTGDAHIASETGLYNFDGITIYEKWLADHRDEQQPNGVLPSIIPSDGWGYEWGNGPDWTSTIAIIPWNIYLFYGDSKLLADCYGNLKRYVDHIDNISPNGLTAWGLGDWVPVKSKSPVELTSSVYYFTDATILAKAAQLLGHPADHVRYAALAQKIRAAINAKYLNRQTNLYGHGVQTELSVPLYWGVVPDELRAKVAANLARRVAADNFHLDVGLLGTKAILGALSDNGQADVAYRLAAQETYPSWGWWMANGATTLYENWPIDAKSDISMNHIMFGEIGAWLYKGLGGIQPDPQQPGFKNVLLAPHFVAGLAHFEASHQGPYGTIRSAWRRAGAGVAYAATVPPGATATLTLPVPAGQAVYEGGKPLVSGGPHVRSIRSSAQARQYQMAAGTYQLEIR
- a CDS encoding alpha-L-rhamnosidase, translated to MKKLTAFLLVLGLLRIGSAGAQVRVQHLLCENLADPIGLDVARPRFSWQLLAAKNQRGVRQTAYEVRVAASAAGLAQGGPAAVWNSGKVASDSSVNVTYAGRALEPGRRYHWQVRAWDGGGKPSAWSAPAFWQVGLLPPANWRASWIGPGYAEDTVLRPSPLLRKEFKAGKKVAMATAYITAHGLYEAQINGRRVGDAYLTPGWTSYHKRLAYQAYDVTSLLKEGPNAVGVTLASGWYRGLIGYKHDRNIYGKDVALLFQLDLTYADGTKESVVSDGTWQTSSAGPVRFAELQRGETYDARLEPAGWAAAGYAGSGWTPARVQNYPKEVLFATFSEPIRKHETFKVVKVTKSPKGETIYDFGQNLVGWVQVRARGKAGDKITLSHSEVLDKRGNFYLANLRSASAEDTYYLRGTGSDEALEPHFTFHGFRYLRIDAYPGAPKPEDFTAVALYSDMPATGSFSCSNPLINQLQSNIQWGQKGNFLDVPTDCPQRDERLGWTGDAEVFSSTAAFNRNTNSFFAKWLRDLAADQGPDGAVPFVIPALEFASGKVPIGAAGWSDAATVIPWDLYTLFGDRRTLAVQYPSMKAWVKYIQDRSRNDLWDTGFQFGDWLAYDLDDDNAGRSAVTSHALIAQCFWAHSTQIMLDAATVLGKTDDVAAYTALLQRIKAAFLREYVTPGGALMSNTQTAYVLALHFDMLPENLRAQAADRLALNVADYDNHLTTGFLGTPYLCHVLSRFGHTDVAYKLLLQKTYPSWLYPVTMGATTVWERWNSMRPDSTFAPPSMTSFNHYAYGAIGHWLYTTVAGLNVGAPGYHTFTVRPQPGGGFTQATAQLTTAYGPAQAQWQTSGDQLALDVTVPPNATATVYVPAASPDAVREGGRKLDASKGLRAGPAEGGYVPVRIGSGQYRFTAPWLPKATAALGAK
- a CDS encoding RagB/SusD family nutrient uptake outer membrane protein, with amino-acid sequence MKKTLISALALGLLLAAAGCKKSFLDLQPQATTSADSFFKNQDQVQQAVDGAYAPVRTLGNVDYWVFGELRSDNTTFQYNDSNRGQESQREFVDEFLVSANSESVQEMWQVSYNGISRCNDVLGKIDAVTMPADKKNQFLGEVKFLRALYYFTLVRQFGGVPLRLESVASPTAAKSQGRAPAADVYASIIADLTDAAAKLPTKAAYAAADAGRATKGAANTLLASVYLTQKDYAKAVALLRDVRTGGYSLLPSYRSVFDPANKNNAESIFEIQYLGTQPNISSSFTFIFAPYTSGNIITGDATAPNLGIGSGWNIPTQDMIDAYEAGDLRKTASLALGFTDATGKFVAVPYITKYNFGLAAPGRTDTNFPMLRYADALLMYAEALNEQGFAAGGEAAAALNEVRKRAGLPAKVTTSQTDFRVAVLQERRVELAFENQRWYDLVRTGRAVDVMNAHGTRQKALQTFLPASAYQVTANKLLLPIPQREVMLDNLAQNPL
- a CDS encoding SusC/RagA family TonB-linked outer membrane protein, whose translation is MKRKRLFFLWLLLPLLALATRGLAQTGALTGRVLDPKGGPAIGATVMVKGTTLGASVGPDGNFTISAVPNGPHTLLVSSIGYTAKQVPVTVPQAQPLSVSLAENAASLEDVVVVGYGTQKREDVTGAVATVDVRAVRDLPVVSVDQKLAGQVAGVQVSNVTGTPGGGTSIKVRGSGSIGAGDQPLFVIDGFPIASSFGQVDNPLNLLNPDDIETITVLKDASSTAIYGSRGANGVVVITTKRGKAGATNLDVSAYTGFQQVPNKKRPPMLNGQEFAQYRRDIITDDFAARGVAVTDADIPVEFRNSGQYGAGTNWYNEILHTAPQSSLNATLTKGTEELRTALSLGYLNQEGTVRYTGYKRYTARLSVEGKVGQKIRLGLNLAPTYGIQQGNDFENSFVDVLARSLWLSPLVPALDANGNRTPFVASPGMFTGPNPLNSLEFAGTTRKTLQGLGGTFAEYEIVPGLRLRYSININYANNTAFTFNPASVGGIFAPPPVVPNSTSTSYTRFNWLSETLLSYDKKFGTDHVISAVAGYSAQKEHFESQNLFANNYPGDDVRTINAAALLPNFGADVQEWALISYLARVNYAYKDRYLLTGTVRTDGSSRFGSQNRYGTFPSVAAGWNVINEDFMHQLPTLSNLKVRASYGLTGNFNIGNYTSIAGVASGYGYIGSGIDAGGSANTAFGGQLAPGRALVSLPNPNLTWEKSTQLDLGLDLGMWDNRLAFTVDFYRRITNGILLDNQLPLSSGYSNATINSGKVLNRGLELALVTRNLTGAFTWGTNLNIAFNHNEVLALNQDNAPIYSGRSGEGNPTHITQVGHPIGEFFGYTVDGVYTNAADFAASPKHITSVLGSIKYHDVDGNGVIEAVKDFSVIGHAQPKYLWGVTNNFGYKGFDLSVIITGSQGGQILKTANQYLLNIDGIFNVDRKILNRWRSPENPGDGRTPTTNGARVIYRDVNSDWVEDGSFARIQNVTLGYRLPAALLTRTGFVRGVRLYASAQNLATFTKYSGANPEVSRNNSSVLTPGEDFLNYPLARTIIFGTNLSF